In Pongo abelii isolate AG06213 chromosome 5, NHGRI_mPonAbe1-v2.0_pri, whole genome shotgun sequence, a single genomic region encodes these proteins:
- the LOC129059958 gene encoding uncharacterized LOC128092246 homolog, with translation MGYSFFPRSCGSLLPGRRLIFENMYLGDSHVLLNTLCWCCHRKIWLHSGEDCYHCRTEPLRP, from the exons ATGGGTTATAGTTTCTTTCCGCGATCATGTGGATCTCTCCTTCCTG GCAGAAGactgatttttgaaaatatgtatttggGAGATAGTCACGTCCTATTGAATACCTTGTGCTGGTGCTGCCATCGAAAAATCTGGTTACACTCTGGGGAGGACTGCTACCACTGCAGAACTGAACCACTTCGGCCGTGA
- the LOC129059959 gene encoding uncharacterized LOC128031835 homolog, which yields MLGASAQVSAAEGAAPRRRPGSPVGLTLRCSHNPPPRLATGVPPLPESPAAAATPARPDLAPCPAKMAAVRRARSYCRCLVRFSDRELC from the coding sequence ATGCTCGGCGCGTCGGCGCAGGTTTCCGCAGCTGAGGGGGCAGCTCCGCGGCGGCGTCCGGGGTCTCCAGTAGGGCTGACGCTCCGGTGCTCGCACAATCCCCCGCCTCGGCTGGCAACGGGCGTCCCTCCACTCCCCGAGTCCCCGGCAGCCGCCGCCACCCCAGCGCGCCCCGATCTGGCCCCCTGCCCCGCGAAGATGGCTGCCGTACGCCGGGCCCGCAGTTATTGCCGCTGCCTGGTGCGCTTCTCCGACCGAGAACTCTGCTAA